In one Streptomyces sp. NBC_00597 genomic region, the following are encoded:
- a CDS encoding S41 family peptidase, with translation MSHDGAYLRFPHLHDDLLCFATEDDLWVAPLVPEGQAPGRAWRITVDRTRVGHPRFSPDGRHIAFTTWRSLDPEIHLAPVDGGPARQLSFWGATDTRVCGWTPPDKDGHSDILAVSSHSQPFSYFAWAYSVPTDGSPGGKLPWGPVSDIAVHEEPGGERRTLLLTGKPPHEPAAWKRYRGGATGRLWLHGERLLEDIEGHLDAPMFVDGRIAFLSDHEGIGNLYSCLPDGTDLRRHTDHEEFYARHASSDGTRVVYQCAGDLWLVDSLSPDAAPRRLDVRLGGPRAGRRTYQVSAASHVDSLSVDATGRASAVVIRGSLYWLTHRDGPARTIADTPGVRVRLPEMLGSSGQVAYVTDAEGEDAIEIAYLPRASGDREPRRLASGELGRVLELLADPDGERLAIASNDGRLLLIDASEESGGGEVTELIRSINGPVTDLAFSPDGAWLTWSHPGIGRSLRQIKMARISGPGPRSIVDVTNGRFEDENPVFTRDGRYLAFLSWRGFDPVYDVHTGDLSFPLGCRPYLVPLSSATPSPFAFTPDGRPAAGGLDPGEGEASEGEGTVMVEVEGLESRVTPFPVTASKYSALYPVHGGGLVWLRWPISGALGETFASPTDTSGKPTLEHFEITKARKSELGSGLDWFAVSGDGTRLVINDDGDLRAVPSTESGDSDSTVYLDLRRILHEVDPAAEWRQAFEEAGRLIRAYFWEPDMCNIDWDGVLRQYRPLVERVASPDEFADLLREVLGELGTSHAYVSPARRNEGPPHYHRPIGLLGANFVPREEGWMLARILPGESSDSKARSPLAGTGIREGAVLTHVDGRPVDPVAGPYPLLAAAGGTTVELTFVPAEGEGRARRVAIVPLIDERPLRYQDWVSKRRAVVRELSGGKCGYLHIPDMGGSGWAQFNRDLRMEMSRPALIVDVRGNAGGHISELVVEKLTRSILGWDLTRGAQPVSYASNAPRGPIVALADEATSSDGDMITAAIKLLGLGPVVGQRTWGGVVGMTGRHTLGDGTVITVPMNAAWFPEYGWSVENHGVEPDLAILRTPLDWAEGRHAQMDDAVHLALELLEQEPAAVPPGYADVPDLRRPKLPPRQ, from the coding sequence GTGAGTCACGACGGCGCGTACCTCCGCTTCCCGCACCTCCACGACGATCTGCTGTGCTTCGCCACCGAGGACGACCTCTGGGTCGCCCCGCTGGTCCCCGAAGGCCAGGCCCCCGGCCGCGCCTGGCGGATCACCGTCGACCGGACCAGAGTCGGCCACCCCCGATTCTCCCCCGACGGCCGTCACATCGCCTTCACCACCTGGCGCAGCCTCGACCCCGAGATCCACCTGGCCCCGGTGGACGGCGGCCCCGCCCGCCAGTTGAGCTTCTGGGGCGCCACCGACACCCGGGTCTGCGGCTGGACCCCGCCCGACAAGGACGGCCACAGCGACATCCTCGCCGTGTCCTCGCACAGCCAGCCCTTCTCCTACTTCGCCTGGGCCTACAGCGTGCCGACCGACGGCTCGCCCGGCGGCAAACTGCCCTGGGGGCCGGTCTCGGACATCGCCGTCCACGAGGAACCGGGTGGCGAGCGGCGCACCCTCCTGCTGACCGGCAAACCCCCGCACGAACCCGCCGCCTGGAAGCGCTACCGCGGCGGCGCCACCGGCCGGCTCTGGCTGCACGGCGAGCGGCTGCTGGAGGACATCGAGGGCCACCTCGACGCCCCGATGTTCGTGGACGGCCGCATCGCCTTCCTCTCCGACCACGAGGGCATCGGCAACCTGTACTCCTGCCTCCCCGACGGCACCGACCTGCGCCGCCACACCGACCACGAGGAGTTCTACGCCCGGCACGCCTCCAGCGACGGCACCCGCGTCGTCTACCAGTGCGCCGGGGACCTCTGGCTCGTCGACTCGCTGTCCCCGGACGCGGCCCCGCGCCGGCTCGACGTCCGCCTCGGCGGCCCCCGCGCGGGCCGCCGCACGTACCAGGTCTCGGCGGCCAGCCACGTCGACTCGCTCTCCGTCGACGCCACCGGCCGGGCCAGCGCGGTCGTCATCCGCGGCAGCCTGTACTGGCTCACCCACCGCGACGGGCCCGCCCGGACCATCGCCGACACCCCCGGCGTGCGGGTACGGCTGCCCGAGATGCTCGGCAGCAGCGGGCAGGTCGCTTACGTGACCGACGCGGAGGGCGAGGACGCGATCGAGATCGCCTACCTCCCCCGGGCCTCCGGCGACCGGGAGCCGCGCCGGCTGGCCTCCGGCGAGCTGGGCCGCGTACTGGAACTGCTCGCCGACCCGGACGGGGAGCGCCTCGCCATCGCCTCCAACGACGGTCGGCTGCTGCTCATCGACGCCAGCGAGGAGTCCGGGGGAGGCGAGGTCACCGAGCTGATCCGGTCCATCAACGGGCCCGTCACCGACCTGGCGTTCTCCCCCGACGGGGCCTGGCTGACCTGGTCGCACCCGGGCATCGGGCGCTCGCTGCGCCAGATCAAGATGGCTCGGATCTCCGGCCCCGGCCCGCGGTCGATCGTGGACGTCACCAACGGCCGCTTCGAGGACGAGAATCCGGTCTTCACCCGGGACGGCCGCTACCTGGCCTTCCTCTCGTGGCGCGGGTTCGACCCGGTGTACGACGTCCACACCGGCGACCTGTCCTTCCCGCTGGGCTGCCGCCCGTACCTGGTGCCGCTGTCCTCGGCGACCCCCTCGCCGTTCGCGTTCACCCCCGACGGCCGCCCGGCCGCGGGCGGGCTCGACCCGGGCGAGGGCGAGGCCAGCGAGGGCGAAGGCACGGTCATGGTGGAGGTGGAGGGGCTGGAGAGCCGCGTCACCCCGTTCCCGGTGACGGCGTCGAAGTACTCGGCCCTGTACCCGGTGCACGGCGGCGGACTGGTGTGGCTGCGCTGGCCGATCTCGGGCGCCCTCGGCGAGACCTTCGCCAGCCCGACCGACACCAGCGGCAAGCCCACGCTGGAGCACTTCGAGATCACCAAGGCGCGCAAGAGCGAACTGGGCTCCGGACTGGACTGGTTCGCGGTCAGCGGCGACGGCACCCGGCTCGTCATCAACGACGACGGGGACCTGCGCGCCGTCCCGTCGACCGAATCCGGCGACAGCGACTCAACGGTCTACCTGGACCTGCGGCGCATCCTGCACGAGGTGGACCCCGCCGCCGAGTGGCGCCAGGCGTTCGAGGAGGCCGGGCGGCTGATCCGCGCGTACTTCTGGGAGCCGGACATGTGCAACATCGACTGGGACGGGGTGCTGCGCCAGTACCGCCCCCTGGTCGAACGGGTCGCCTCGCCCGACGAGTTCGCGGACCTGCTGCGCGAGGTCCTCGGCGAACTCGGCACCTCGCACGCCTATGTCTCGCCCGCGCGCCGCAACGAGGGCCCGCCGCACTACCACCGGCCGATCGGGCTGCTCGGCGCCAACTTCGTGCCCCGCGAGGAGGGCTGGATGCTCGCCCGGATCCTGCCGGGCGAGTCCTCCGACTCCAAGGCCCGCTCCCCGCTCGCCGGCACCGGCATCCGGGAGGGCGCCGTGCTCACCCACGTCGACGGCCGGCCGGTGGACCCGGTGGCCGGCCCCTATCCGCTGCTCGCGGCGGCCGGCGGCACCACGGTCGAGCTGACCTTCGTACCCGCCGAAGGCGAGGGCAGGGCCCGGCGGGTCGCGATCGTGCCGCTGATCGACGAGCGGCCGCTGCGCTACCAGGACTGGGTGTCCAAGCGGCGCGCGGTGGTCCGGGAGCTCAGCGGCGGCAAATGCGGCTACCTGCACATCCCCGACATGGGCGGCTCGGGCTGGGCGCAGTTCAACCGGGACCTGCGGATGGAGATGTCCCGGCCCGCGCTGATCGTGGACGTGCGCGGCAACGCGGGCGGGCACATCAGCGAGCTGGTGGTGGAGAAGCTGACCCGCTCGATCCTCGGCTGGGACCTGACGCGGGGCGCCCAGCCGGTGTCGTACGCCTCCAACGCGCCCCGCGGTCCGATCGTGGCGCTGGCCGACGAGGCGACCTCCTCGGACGGCGACATGATCACGGCGGCCATCAAGCTGCTCGGGCTGGGTCCGGTGGTCGGCCAGCGCACCTGGGGCGGGGTGGTCGGCATGACCGGCCGGCACACTCTGGGCGACGGAACGGTCATCACGGTGCCGATGAACGCCGCCTGGTTCCCGGAGTACGGCTGGTCGGTGGAGAACCACGGCGTGGAGCCGGACCTCGCGATCCTGCGCACCCCGCTCGACTGGGCGGAGGGGCGGCACGCGCAGATGGACGACGCCGTGCACCTGGCACTGGAGCTGCTGGAGCAGGAGCCGGCCGCGGTGCCGCCCGGGTACGCGGACGTGCCGGACCTGCGGCGTCCGAAGCTGCCGCCGAGGCAGTAG